Within Bdellovibrio bacteriovorus HD100, the genomic segment GCAAAAACAAGATTTCTGCGAAGATGGCGTTGATCGGGGAGCCCAGTGATCTGCGAGTGATCAATGCGGCGAAAGGTTTTGCCAGTGTTGAAATTCACGTGCCGTTCTCGGATGAAGAGATGCGCTATCGGGAAGAACACAACCTGCGCGAAAGCACCTCGACGCAGTCTAAGATTTTCCGCGGTAAAGCGGCGCACTCTTCCACGCCGCATCTGGGGGAAAGTGCGATAGCCAAGATGTTTGAATATCTCATGATGCTGCCGGATTCGGTGAACGTCATGGAGATGGATGGCGGAATCAATTTCAACACTGTTCCCAGCCATGCATTCTTGGAAATCGATATGGTGAACCAGATCCCTGAGCCCATTTCACGTAAGATTGCCAATATCTATCGTGCGGTGAAAGCTCTGGAGCTGGAGTTTTTGGATCATAAAGATGACGATTTTTATCCGACCACGCCGACATTGAACATTGGACTGATCCGCACCAATGAAGGCGACATTCAGATTTCCGGTTCGTGCCGGATTCCTCCGGTGATCACGCATGAAATCTATGAAGGCTGGATGGATCGTCTGCGCCAGGTGTGCGAAGCCAATGGCGCCACCTTCCGCGTGAATGACTATAAAAAGCCCTTCCGCACCGAAGTGACTTCGATTCTTGCAAAAGGGTGTCTGGATGAATTGCGGGCGATGGGACTTGATGACAAGCCAATCACCCAGGCCTCAACAAATGAAGCCAGCATCTTCACCCGCGTGGGTATTGAGTGTGTGTGTTTTGGTCCCGGTAAAAGGGAAGGAAACGTGCACACCCCTCAGGAGCACGTCTCTATAGAGGATCTGCACAAGGCTATTGAGTTTTATAAAAGGATCATCGAAAGGTTTTGTTTATGAGTTTCATAATACGTCCGGTACATCACGATGATTTGAATCAACTGGTGGACCTTGCCAAGCAGTTCAATCTTTTGAACCTGCCTGGCGATAAAAAAGTGATCGGTGAAAAGATCGATCGCAGCGAACAGTCGTTTGCGGGTAAACTTTCTAAAACCCAGTCCGAATATCTTTTCGTTCTGGAAGACGTTGAGGAAAAATACGTCGTGGGAAGTTCTCTGGTTCTGGCCAAACACGGTAACGACGAAGTTCCCCACAGTTATTTCAAAATTTTTAAACGCGACCATTTTTCCCAGGATCTGGGTGTCGGCTTTATTCATCAAGTTTTGCGCTTTCAGCTGGATTTTGACGGTCCAACAGAAATCGGAGGACTTCTTGTTGATAAATCCTATCGCCGTCGTCCGGAAAAGCTGGGAAAACAAATCAGTCTTTCCCGTTTCCTGTACATGGGTCTTTACCCGGAACGCTTTGAAGACCGTGTGCTGTGTGAACTGACGCCGCCACTGACAGATGAGGGCCGCAGTGAATTCTGGGAGGCGCTGGGCCGCCGATTCACGGGGTTGCCGTATCAGGAAGCCGATCTTCTTTCCCAGTCCCACAAGGAATTTATCGAAAGTCTGTTCCCGCAAGATGATATTTACCTGTGCCTGCTGGACGCCAAAGCGCGTCTGGTTTTGGGACGTGTGGGTGAAGCCACGAAGCCTGCCCAGCATCTTTTGGAAAGCATCGGCTTTAGTTATCTGGATGAAGTCGATCCTTTTGATGGGGGTCCTCACTATGGCGCCAATGTGTCCCAGATTCTGCCGATCACTCAAGGACGTCGTCTGCGTGTGACGGAGTTTAAAGATGCCGCCTACAAAGAGCAGGGCCTTGTGGCCACCACGGGCGAGGATTTCAAAGCGTCTCTGGCGTCTGCAGATGTGCGTGGCAATGATGTGGCCCTGGCGCCGAAGGTGCGTCAGCTTCTAAATATTGAAGTCGGCGAAGAAATTTATATGTCTCCATTTAATTACAATAGAGGAAAATAAGAAATGAGCACCACCATCTTCCCAATCAAATACAAAGGTGACTTTATCAACGGACGTTTTGTTCCGGTCAGCAAAGGGGACGGCGAGTTTAAGGACATCAGCCCGGCCGATTTGTCGGACCTGGTTATGACGGTGCCATTTAAAAACGACCACATCGATGAGGCCTGTGTCGCAGCGAAAAAAGCCTATATGGGCTGGGCGATGCTGTCCGTGGACGAGCGCCGTGGTTATCTGATGCGTTTGAAAGAACTTTTTGATTCCCATGCTGAACAAATGGCGCAGGTGATTTCCCGCGACACTGGAAAACCAACTTGGGAAGCTCTGACCGAAGCCAAAGCTTTGGGCGCAAAGATCGACATCACTTTGAACCAGTCTTTGAATCTGGTGGCGGAAGAAAGAATTCCCAACGCCCTTCCACAAGTGGAGGGTGTGATTCGTTATCGTTCCCGCGGGGTGATGGCCGTGGTGGGTCCGTTCAACTTCCCGGCACATTTGCCAAATGGTCACATCATTCCGGCGTTGATTGCGGGTAACACGGTGGTGTTCAAACCGTCCGAGCAGACTCCGGCGGTGGGGCAGTTCATGGCAGAAATCTATGAAAAAGCCCAGTTCCCTCCAGGCGTCTTCAATCTGGTTCAGGGTGCCGGCGCTGCGGGTGGACGTTTGGTTGCCAATGAACATGTGGACGGGATTCTGTTCACGGGTTCTTACGAAGTCGGTTTGAAAATCAAACAAGAGACTTTGAATCACTACTGGAAAATCCTGGCTCTTGAAATGGGCGGTAAGAATGCCACGGTTGTCTGGGATGATGCGGACATGGATAAGGCGATCTATGAAAGCCTTGTGGGTTCTTATATGACCGCGGGTCAGCGCTGCTCCTGCACCAGTCGTATTATTTTGCACCCGAAAATCGCTGACGAGTTCACGGAAAGATTCTATCAGGCGGCGAAAAAGCTTTCGATCGGTCACTGGACAGAAAACACCTTCATGGGACCATTGATCAACGAGGCGGCGGTGGAAAAGTACATCCGCTTCCAGGAAATCGCCAATCGCGAAAACTGTGAAAGCCTGATGCGCGGCAAAGCTTTGGATTTGAAACACAAAGGTTACTATGTGACGCCGTCGATCCATCTGGTGAACAAGTTTGATCCGAACAGCGTTTATCAGAAAAGCGAAATCTTCGGCCCGAACGTGGCGATCTATCAGTCAGATAACTTCGACGAAGCGATGAACATCGTGAACTCTTCCGGATACGGCCTGGTGATGGCATTGTTCTCCAAGAACAAGGAACTTTACGAGCAGGCTTTGTTGAAGGCGCGCGTGGGTCTTTTGAACTGGAATCGCACGACGAACGGATCCAGCTCCCGTCTGCCGTTTGGTGGCATGGGCAAATCCGGCAATGACCGCCCTTCCGCGCACTTTGCAATTCAGTATTGTACTGTGCCGGTGGCGAGCCTTGAAGATGCGACTCCTTTTGACCCGACAAAAATTCTGCCGGGCATGAACTTGGATATGAAGTAATGAAGAAAACGATTTTGGTTCTGATTCTTGCGGTGGTGATCCTTTTGGCCTCTGTCGGTGGCGGCGTGGCCTATCTGGCGTATCAGTTTACCAACTCCCGCCCCAGCGATGTGGCTCAGGATGTGGTTTACGAAGTCACTCCAGGAAAAGGTTTTGCCACGATTGCCAAAGAGCTTGAAGAAAAGGGTCTGGTGAAAAACGCCACGTTCTTTAATCTTTTTGCCCGCTTTAAAGGGGATCGTTCCAAAATCAAAGTCGGTGAATACCTTCTTCGCACCAATATGATCCCGACTGAAGTTCTTGAGGCCATCACTTCAGGTAAAAGTATTGCCCGAAGTTTTACGGTCAGCGAAGGTCTTAGCACCTACGAAATTGCCGAACTTTATGAAAAGCAGGGCTTCGGCACAGCCGAAAGCTTTATGGCTTTGGTGCGGGATCCAGCGCTGATTCAAAGTCTGCTGGGCGAAAAAGCCGACAGTCTGGAAGGTTATCTGTTTCCGGAAACCTACATGTTGACCAAGTACACGGACACCAAAACGCTGATCTCAAACATGGTGAAGCGTTTTTTGTACGTTTACAACGAAGTGATGGCACAGGCTGAAATCAGATCCATGACCCGCAATCAAGTGGTGACGTTGGCAAGTATCATCGAAAAAGAAACCGGCGCTCCAGAGGAAAGACCGCTGATTTCTTCGGTCTTCCACAATCGCCTGGCGAAGAAAATGCGCCTGCAAACCGATCCAACGGTGATTTACGGAAAAGCCGAAGCCCTGGGTAAGATCGTGATCAATATCACGCGCGCGGATTTGCAAACACCCACTCGTTACAACACCTATGTGATTTACGGATTGCCTCCGGGCCCGATTGCGAACCCAGGTCGTGAAGCGATCTTGGCGGCCGTGAAGCCTCAAGAGTCCCAGTATTTGTTCTTTGTCAGCCAGAATGACGGGACCCATGTGTTTTCTGAAGACTACAAGGGCCATCAGCGTGCGGTTCAAAAATTCCAGTTGGATCGTAAAGCGCGTGAAGGAAAATCCTGGAGAGACCTGCAAAAACGCCCGTCCACTCCGGATAAAAACTAGGGCTCAAAGCCCTCTGGAGCAGTGGCCCGGTCGAAGGATTTCGTATTCGGGTTGTAGCGGAAGATATTCAATCGAGGCACCATCTGCTCATCATAAGTTGGTGCCACAATCTCAAAAGTCCCATCCTTGTCCACATCGGTCAGTGCCAGATTCGTGGCATTTCCCTGAACCAGTACAAACCCGTCGCGGTTTTCATATAATGGTAATCTTGCCAGCAATGTCAGGCCCTCAGCGGAAGCATCATAAACTTCTAAACTCAGGCTGTTGCGACTTTGGATTTTAAGCACCACCACTTTGGGGCCGTCCGGACCCAGTGTGCCGTCCACTTTGGCGACGATCTTGCGCTCTGAACTTAAAAAAGCATCTTTAACTTTCCCGCGCAGGGAAGGGACCACGGCCACCACGGTCAAAGCCATGGCAATCAAGGAAAGGGCTCCCATAAGGATGATTTCTTTTTTCTTGAATGTCGTTTCAGAGGTGGTCGCGTTCATAGGGAAAGTCTGCCATAAAAGTCGTTGAATGAAAAAGCATAACCGCATTAGGATATTCCCTGGCCCAAGGGCCAAGGAGTGCATGTGGCAAAACTGGTAGTTTCTAAATTTGGCGGCACCTCCATGGGAGATGCAGACTGTATGCTTCGCAGTGCGGAAGTCAGCTTCCGCCAGGGTTCGGGTCTGGTGGTTGTTTCTGCCACCTCCGGCACCACCAACGATCTGATTGCTCTTGGCAAAACCGCCGAATCCCAAGCTTGGTCGGAATCTGAAAAAATCCTTTCCAAGATTCAGGACAAACACAATAAGATCGCCCAGGATCTGAAACTGCCAGCCGATGCCAAAGCCAAACTGGAAACTTTGTTTGAAGAAATGAGTTCATTGGCAAAAGGTATGCACCTTCTGAAAGACTGCTCGGTCAAAGCCATGGACACCCTGATGAGTCTGGGGGAAAGAATGTCCTCCGTTCTTTTCACCGAAGCGATGTCTCAGGTTCTAAAAAAGCACGGCTCTGCAAAATCCGCTGAACTTTTGGACGTGCGCACAGTTTTGCGCACGGATGATCAGTTCGGTAAAGCCAAACCACTCACCAATGATGTGGCTAACCTGTGCCAGAAGAACCTGTCTTTCCTGCGTGAGGGAAAGAAAGTCATGTGCACGCAAGGTTACATTGGCATGACTGAAGAAGGCATCACAACCACTTTAGGGCGCGGGGGCAGTGACTATTCCGCCGCGATTTTGGCCGAAGGTGTGTCTGCGGATGTGCTGGAGATCTGGACAGATGTGGCGGGGATTGCAACGACGGATCCGCGTCTGTGCCCGAAGGCACAACCTATCAGCGAAATTTCCTTCAAAGAAGCTTCCGAACTTGCCACTTTTGGTGCGAAAGTTCTGCATCCGGCGACATTGCTTCCAGCCATTCGCAAGAACATTCCTGTCTTTGTGGGTTCCAGTTTTGATGTTGAAGCCCGCGGCACCTGGGTGCGCATGGATGTGGAAGATCATCCGCTGATTCGTGCGATGGCGCTTCGAAAAAAACAGGTGCTTGTGACCCTTTCCACTCCGGAAATGCTTTACGCGCATGGCTTTTTGTTCCAGATCTTCAAAATCTTCAACGATCACAAAGTCAGTATCGACGCGATCACCACCTCTGAAATTTCAGTCAGTGTGACCCTGGATGACTCAACTTTATTGAATAAAAATCTGATCAAGGATCTTTCTCAGATCGCGGATGTGCAGGTGGAAGAAAACCTGGCACTGATTTCTTTGATCGGAAACAACATCAACCACACGCCGGGCTTGGGAAAAAGAATCTTCGAGACCATTCCGGACATCAATGTGCGCATGATCTGTCTGGGTGCCAGCAAACACAACTTCTGTTTCCTGGTGGCCGATGAACAGGGCCCCGAGGTCATCAAACGCCTGCACGCCTGCTTCATCGAAGCCGGCATCGAAGAAATGGCCTAAAAGGTACCTGCTTACTTTTTCCGAAGCGTCGCGTAAGGAGATTTACAAATGGAAAAGAATGAATTTTACAAGTTGCTGGAATCCAGAAAGTCCATTCGTAAGTATAAGGCCGAGCCGGTTCCTAAAGACGTAATTGAGCGAGTATTGTCGGCGGGGATGCAGGCTCCATCCGGAAAGAACCGTCAGAACTGGCGCTTCTTTGTTGTGACGGGAAAAAAGCGCGACGAGTATTTGAAGTATTCGCAAAAATCCTGGCTGGGCATCAAAGACATTTTGTCGCAAAGACTGAAACCGTCGCTTTACGATTTCACCGAAAGATTCTTCTACACACTTGGTGATGCGCCGGTGATTGTGTTTGCGTATTCCCACAATGACTCTGAAGAGCGCTATCACACCAGCATCGGCTCGGTGTACATGGCGGTGGAAAACATGAATCTGGCGTGTCTGGTGGAAGGCCTTGGCAGCTGCACGATG encodes:
- a CDS encoding nitroreductase family protein — translated: MEKNEFYKLLESRKSIRKYKAEPVPKDVIERVLSAGMQAPSGKNRQNWRFFVVTGKKRDEYLKYSQKSWLGIKDILSQRLKPSLYDFTERFFYTLGDAPVIVFAYSHNDSEERYHTSIGSVYMAVENMNLACLVEGLGSCTMGAPLEIKEEVDQFLGVDKLPEYQRGELELLCAMVMGYPDHNPPKAPRQIEGRVTWFE
- a CDS encoding succinylglutamate-semialdehyde dehydrogenase → MSTTIFPIKYKGDFINGRFVPVSKGDGEFKDISPADLSDLVMTVPFKNDHIDEACVAAKKAYMGWAMLSVDERRGYLMRLKELFDSHAEQMAQVISRDTGKPTWEALTEAKALGAKIDITLNQSLNLVAEERIPNALPQVEGVIRYRSRGVMAVVGPFNFPAHLPNGHIIPALIAGNTVVFKPSEQTPAVGQFMAEIYEKAQFPPGVFNLVQGAGAAGGRLVANEHVDGILFTGSYEVGLKIKQETLNHYWKILALEMGGKNATVVWDDADMDKAIYESLVGSYMTAGQRCSCTSRIILHPKIADEFTERFYQAAKKLSIGHWTENTFMGPLINEAAVEKYIRFQEIANRENCESLMRGKALDLKHKGYYVTPSIHLVNKFDPNSVYQKSEIFGPNVAIYQSDNFDEAMNIVNSSGYGLVMALFSKNKELYEQALLKARVGLLNWNRTTNGSSSRLPFGGMGKSGNDRPSAHFAIQYCTVPVASLEDATPFDPTKILPGMNLDMK
- a CDS encoding M20/M25/M40 family metallo-hydrolase, whose amino-acid sequence is MDFIEACRQLIAIDSSPTHGNKELSKWVAAFCRQRGLHVEEQEEVVGDLEQANVIARPVAERPEAEFLLQTHLDTVDPGPFSLWTDTGSNPFDAHIIDGKIHGLGAADVKLDFLCKLEALASFGPDRKWRLPPVLVGTFGEESGMQGALKLIRKNKISAKMALIGEPSDLRVINAAKGFASVEIHVPFSDEEMRYREEHNLRESTSTQSKIFRGKAAHSSTPHLGESAIAKMFEYLMMLPDSVNVMEMDGGINFNTVPSHAFLEIDMVNQIPEPISRKIANIYRAVKALELEFLDHKDDDFYPTTPTLNIGLIRTNEGDIQISGSCRIPPVITHEIYEGWMDRLRQVCEANGATFRVNDYKKPFRTEVTSILAKGCLDELRAMGLDDKPITQASTNEASIFTRVGIECVCFGPGKREGNVHTPQEHVSIEDLHKAIEFYKRIIERFCL
- the lysC gene encoding lysine-sensitive aspartokinase 3; amino-acid sequence: MAKLVVSKFGGTSMGDADCMLRSAEVSFRQGSGLVVVSATSGTTNDLIALGKTAESQAWSESEKILSKIQDKHNKIAQDLKLPADAKAKLETLFEEMSSLAKGMHLLKDCSVKAMDTLMSLGERMSSVLFTEAMSQVLKKHGSAKSAELLDVRTVLRTDDQFGKAKPLTNDVANLCQKNLSFLREGKKVMCTQGYIGMTEEGITTTLGRGGSDYSAAILAEGVSADVLEIWTDVAGIATTDPRLCPKAQPISEISFKEASELATFGAKVLHPATLLPAIRKNIPVFVGSSFDVEARGTWVRMDVEDHPLIRAMALRKKQVLVTLSTPEMLYAHGFLFQIFKIFNDHKVSIDAITTSEISVSVTLDDSTLLNKNLIKDLSQIADVQVEENLALISLIGNNINHTPGLGKRIFETIPDINVRMICLGASKHNFCFLVADEQGPEVIKRLHACFIEAGIEEMA
- a CDS encoding arginine N-succinyltransferase is translated as MSFIIRPVHHDDLNQLVDLAKQFNLLNLPGDKKVIGEKIDRSEQSFAGKLSKTQSEYLFVLEDVEEKYVVGSSLVLAKHGNDEVPHSYFKIFKRDHFSQDLGVGFIHQVLRFQLDFDGPTEIGGLLVDKSYRRRPEKLGKQISLSRFLYMGLYPERFEDRVLCELTPPLTDEGRSEFWEALGRRFTGLPYQEADLLSQSHKEFIESLFPQDDIYLCLLDAKARLVLGRVGEATKPAQHLLESIGFSYLDEVDPFDGGPHYGANVSQILPITQGRRLRVTEFKDAAYKEQGLVATTGEDFKASLASADVRGNDVALAPKVRQLLNIEVGEEIYMSPFNYNRGK
- the mltG gene encoding endolytic transglycosylase MltG, translating into MKKTILVLILAVVILLASVGGGVAYLAYQFTNSRPSDVAQDVVYEVTPGKGFATIAKELEEKGLVKNATFFNLFARFKGDRSKIKVGEYLLRTNMIPTEVLEAITSGKSIARSFTVSEGLSTYEIAELYEKQGFGTAESFMALVRDPALIQSLLGEKADSLEGYLFPETYMLTKYTDTKTLISNMVKRFLYVYNEVMAQAEIRSMTRNQVVTLASIIEKETGAPEERPLISSVFHNRLAKKMRLQTDPTVIYGKAEALGKIVINITRADLQTPTRYNTYVIYGLPPGPIANPGREAILAAVKPQESQYLFFVSQNDGTHVFSEDYKGHQRAVQKFQLDRKAREGKSWRDLQKRPSTPDKN